TATACATTCTCCCTAATATTTCAATGGTAACTTAGATTGAAAAAGCAGTGCCCTGGCCACTTCAAGGAGATATTTATGTTTTCTTTCcaccactccattttgttgtggtgtgtaAGGGCAAGTCTTTTAGTGGTTTATTCCCTTTGATTGAAGAAAGGAGTTTGCCTCATTACTAGTAAATTCTAGACCATTGTCAGACCTTATACATTTAATAGTGGTTTAGAATTAGTTTTCTACCATACTTACAAAAGCCTTTATGACTTGTAGGGCATTGCTTTTGCAACTCAAGAGATTTGTCCAAGTGGACCTACTATAATCATCTATAAGGGTAAGAAAATATTTAAAGTTATTATGTGTGGCCACATGATAGGGACCCCACAGATCCACATGGAGTAATTCAAAAATTTTAGTAGTGTCAATTGTTCTTTGGGGAAAAGGAAGTCTAGATTGTCTGGCCATAGGGCAAATGTTGCACATAAAaggttgtttggcagaaaaaatTACAGGTATAGTAGGAATCCCTTTCATTTTGTTGAAGGGTACATGACCAAGTCTGAAATGCCACAACAGATCTACATTATCACTAAGAGATGAAATAGAAGACAAACCAGAAACACTGTCTTTATTATTGCAATTGGAATTATTTACAATAGGAAATGGACTGTAGGAATGGGATAGACAGTGCACAGTATTCACATTATCAGTATGAACAGAAAAACAAGGAAGATCACAATTTTGTTCAGGTGTAAGACTACCTTTCTTCAGGCACTTAGAACAGAGAAAGTACAGCCCATCATACAACTTACCAATCTCCAGAGGCCTCTTCAATGAAGGGGCCTGCAGTAGACAGGAAGTGTTAGAGAAGGATACAATACATTTGAGATGTACTGCTAGGGAACTGGTAGACACTAGATTAAACTTGAAGGATGGAACGAACAAGACTTTGTATAGAACAATTTTAGGTGTTAGGGATACATCTCCAATTTCAGTTACTTTAACTTTGTAACCATTTGGAAGTTTAACTAACAGAGGATATGGTAGGCTTACTATGTTTTGTAGGTGAGTTTTGTTAAAAGTCATATGGTGTGATGCCCCGGAATCTAATATCCATAAGTCAGCTTTTGCACTAAAATATTTGCATGATGGATTATCAAAATTAATTGTAGAAGTGCAAGCAATCATACCTGCAAAGTTGACAGATGCTCCACTAGACATGTTTGCACTAACTGAATTCTCTCCAGTGTTTCCCATCTGAAAATGTTGTAGTAAGCTGACAATTTGTCCATATTGCTCCTTTGAAAGGCTCATGTTTTGGTTTTCTCCTTGGTGTTCCACCTCCTATCCTCTTTCTACGTTTGTGGCTGCATTTGCCATGGCATTGTTTCCTTTATTGAaccttgtgttgttattgtatcCTTGAGAACTCTACTTGTACTGTTGTGGCCCTTGATTAAAACCCTGAGGATATCCATGTAACTTGTAGCACTTGTCTTTGGTGTGACCATGTCGTTTACGGTAGTCACATAAAGGTCGAGGTCTCCTATTTGCAATTTGATTTCCAGTTCTAGTTGAGTAGTTTGTCTTGAAGGTTCTTCCTCCTAGATTGACATTCAATGTCGTGGAGTCAACATTTAGTTGATTTCTTGGCCTAAACTCCCTCTGCTTTTCCTCCTATATCAGAAGGGCAAATGCCTGTGCTATGGACGGCAAAGGATTCATCATGAGTATGCTTCCTCGAACAACCGTATAGACCTCGTTGAGTCCCATTAGAAATTGTATCAACCTTCTATCTTGCTCTGCCTTATGCATGCTCTCCTTCGCTCCACAGGTACACACACAATTGCAATGAGTTTTGATGCTGAGGGTGTTCAATTCTTCCCAGAGCTTCTTCATTTTTGTGTAGTAGCCAGTGATATTAAGTACTCCCTGACTCAAACCATTGATTTCTTTCTGAATTTGATACAGTTTAGCTCCATTTGTCTGATCATATCGATCCTCCAGTTCCTTCCACAGCTCAATAGAGTCATTTACATATTCAACACTGTCAGCGATGTCCTTCGACAGAGAATTTAAGATCCACGAGGTGACCATATCGTCACACCTTTCCCACTGACAAAAATGTGAAGACGTTACATCGGGTCTCTTACTATCCCCGTTGATAAAACCTAATTTGTTTTTCACTGAAAGGGATCTCAATACGCTTCTTCTCCAGGAGCGATATCCAATTCCATCAAATGGAACCGGAACTAGTGTGGAACCAGGACTATCAGAAGGATGTATGTAAAGAGGGATAGTTGCATCGATCATCATCTGTGTTGTCGCCGTTGTGGTTGTCTCTTCAATCTGCTCTGTTATTGCCATCGAAGTTATGTGAAGATAGTTGAATCGATCTTCATGTGGCTGAAATTTCTTCTATTTATCGACAAATCGTCACTGCATATGTCCGATTCAAGTTTTTCCCAAACTCTAATTGATGAAGGAAAAACCCTAGATTGTTAGGTGGCTAGAAACAACAGAATAAGAAAGAtagaaacaacataataagaaaGGGCGTGGTCGATGATAGAACCTCCGCTCTAATACCATGTAAAGTTCACAGATATGGATCGAGCTCTGTATCTCCTCCAATGGAGGATTTAGTAGCTTCTGGAAAGTGAAGCTcgtagagagagaaagaggactGCTGAGAGTctttctatttgtgaaaaaatgAATAATGTGCTGATACAATGTATTGGGTAAAGATATATACATGTGACTTCCACTAACTAATTAAATTGTAAACTAATACTAACTAATGTCACCTAACTAATGCTGACTCAGCCTATTTACAAGAAAAGATAAATACATTATAGTCTTAATAGAAACCACGACGTTACTGCTACGGTAGAATCACCAGAGCAGCCATCGGGCAAGTAGAAGGCGCAGGGGGGTCGATGGAAAAC
This sequence is a window from Nicotiana tomentosiformis chromosome 5, ASM39032v3, whole genome shotgun sequence. Protein-coding genes within it:
- the LOC104120142 gene encoding uncharacterized protein; protein product: MAITEQIEETTTTATTQMMIDATIPLYIHPSDSPGSTLVPVPFDGIGYRSWRRSVLRSLSVKNKLGFINGDSKRPDVTSSHFCQWERCDDMVTSWILNSLSKDIADSVEYVNDSIELWKELEDRYDQTNGAKLYQIQKEINGLSQGVLNITGYYTKMKKLWEELNTLSIKTHCNCVCTCGAKESMHKAEQDRRLIQFLMGLNEVYTVVRGSILMMNPLPSIAQAFALLI